One segment of Candidatus Manganitrophus noduliformans DNA contains the following:
- a CDS encoding anaerobic glycerol-3-phosphate dehydrogenase subunit C, whose translation MSPDPLSLISENKRTLDQEFARVADICNGCRRCFNLCPSFDQMFIRIDDRTGEADSLAKKDQDDITDLCYYCKLCYNHCPYTPPHHFNLDFPRLMLLGKAERAKTHRPTFRDRILVDTDWVGRWGRRLAPLLNWANSVRAVRLLIHRWFGIHKDRILPKIATETFTEWRAKNQPPQSAPATKKVALFHTCYVNYNAPDIGKASVQVLEKNDIEVITPPQRCCGMPYFDVGDIESAREKARFNIRSLEEVIQAGYDIVAPMPTCSLMLKKEYPALLGDEARTVSEHTFDLCEYLMRLNSEGKLNKEFKNPIGKISYQIPCHLRDQNIGYKSRDLMKLIPGTTIDVIEKCSAHDGTWGIKTEYFDESMKTAKPLFRAIEEGNPDMVATDCPLAGMQILQGTGKEPLHPIQIVKKAYGL comes from the coding sequence ATGTCGCCGGACCCCTTAAGCCTGATTTCAGAAAACAAGAGAACCCTCGATCAGGAATTCGCGCGCGTCGCCGACATCTGCAACGGATGCCGCCGCTGTTTTAATCTCTGCCCTTCGTTCGATCAGATGTTCATCCGGATAGACGATCGGACCGGCGAGGCCGACAGCCTCGCCAAAAAAGACCAGGACGACATCACCGATCTCTGCTACTATTGCAAGCTCTGTTATAACCACTGCCCCTACACTCCGCCGCATCACTTCAACCTCGACTTCCCTCGCTTGATGCTTCTCGGAAAAGCCGAGCGGGCCAAGACCCACCGCCCCACCTTTCGCGATCGGATTCTGGTCGACACCGATTGGGTCGGCCGATGGGGACGCCGGTTGGCGCCGCTTCTCAACTGGGCCAATTCGGTCCGCGCCGTCCGCCTCTTGATCCATCGATGGTTCGGCATTCACAAAGATCGCATTCTCCCCAAGATCGCGACCGAGACTTTCACCGAATGGCGGGCAAAAAATCAGCCCCCTCAATCGGCGCCGGCGACCAAAAAGGTCGCGCTGTTTCATACCTGCTATGTCAACTACAACGCCCCCGATATCGGGAAAGCGTCGGTGCAGGTGTTGGAGAAGAACGACATCGAAGTCATCACCCCCCCGCAGCGCTGCTGCGGGATGCCCTATTTCGATGTCGGCGATATCGAATCGGCCCGGGAAAAAGCCCGATTCAATATCCGGTCGCTCGAAGAGGTGATTCAGGCCGGCTACGACATCGTCGCCCCGATGCCGACTTGCAGCCTGATGTTAAAAAAAGAGTATCCCGCTTTATTGGGAGACGAAGCAAGGACCGTTTCCGAGCACACGTTCGACCTCTGCGAGTACCTGATGCGGCTCAACAGCGAGGGAAAGTTAAACAAGGAATTTAAAAACCCGATCGGAAAGATTTCCTATCAAATCCCCTGTCATCTGCGGGATCAGAACATCGGCTACAAATCGCGCGATCTGATGAAGCTGATTCCGGGAACCACTATCGATGTGATCGAGAAGTGCTCGGCGCACGACGGCACCTGGGGGATCAAGACCGAGTACTTCGACGAATCGATGAAGACGGCGAAGCCGCTCTTCCGCGCCATTGAGGAGGGGAATCCCGATATGGTTGCAACCGACTGCCCCCTGGCCGGAATGCAAATCCTCCAGGGGACCGGGAAAGAGCCGCTTCATCCGATTCAAATTGTGAAAAAGGCATACGGATTATGA
- a CDS encoding DUF3501 family protein, giving the protein MKKIDAEELHSLAEYEKIRDSYRQGIMEEKKKRRIQVGPYVSLTFENRETILFQIHEMLRVERVEDPAKVQEEVDVYNDLIPDEGELSATLFIEITEEAKIKEVLDRLIGIDKPNVVYFQIGKKKVPAVFEGGRSTEEKISAVHYVRFKWNPTLIEAFRSEKENYLVAEHPHYKERASISEETKKALLEDLDQADG; this is encoded by the coding sequence ATGAAGAAAATCGACGCTGAAGAACTTCATTCACTGGCTGAGTACGAAAAAATAAGAGATTCCTATCGTCAAGGGATCATGGAGGAAAAGAAGAAGAGGCGGATCCAAGTCGGCCCTTACGTCTCTTTGACCTTCGAGAATCGGGAGACCATTCTCTTCCAGATACACGAGATGTTGCGCGTAGAGCGGGTCGAAGATCCCGCCAAGGTCCAGGAGGAGGTTGACGTCTATAATGATCTCATCCCGGACGAAGGGGAGCTCTCCGCGACCCTTTTTATCGAAATCACCGAGGAAGCCAAGATTAAAGAGGTTTTGGACCGGCTGATCGGAATCGACAAACCGAATGTCGTTTATTTCCAGATCGGGAAGAAAAAGGTCCCTGCTGTTTTTGAGGGGGGCCGAAGCACCGAGGAGAAGATCAGCGCGGTCCATTATGTCCGGTTCAAATGGAATCCGACGCTCATTGAAGCGTTCCGAAGCGAAAAGGAAAACTATCTGGTTGCGGAACACCCCCACTATAAAGAACGGGCGTCGATTTCGGAAGAGACGAAAAAAGCGCTGCTGGAAGATTTGGATCAGGCGGACGGATAA
- a CDS encoding sulfurtransferase TusA family protein, whose amino-acid sequence MIVADQTLDTLGLFCPIPVILTSKKIKQMEIDQVLEILSDDEGIKKDMPAWCKSSGNEFLDLIQEGKVFKVYIRKKK is encoded by the coding sequence ATGATTGTTGCGGATCAGACACTCGACACCCTGGGACTCTTCTGTCCGATTCCGGTGATTTTGACTTCAAAGAAGATCAAGCAGATGGAGATCGACCAAGTGCTGGAGATCCTCTCCGACGATGAAGGGATCAAGAAAGATATGCCCGCCTGGTGCAAGAGCAGCGGAAACGAGTTCTTGGATTTAATTCAGGAAGGAAAGGTGTTCAAGGTCTACATTCGCAAGAAGAAATAG
- a CDS encoding cysteine desulfurase family protein: MKKIYLDHIAATPLLPAAREAMLPFLAEHFGNPQSRHAAGEIPRRGIEEARKRVAELIGAEAREIVFTASGSEANNLAIKGILAARPKKKTHIITSVIEHFSVAHPLKHLEREGVAVTWLPVDQKGRVRPEQVAAALRNETVLVSIMHANNEIGTVQPIQEIASITQAAGVLLHTDAVATVGMIPFRVDSLGIDLASFSAQPFYGPKGAGALYIRRGTRVHPLIEGGIQEGGRRSGTENVAAIVGMGVAALEARKRLPSEAPRLAALRDRLIVGLTERVPLIHLTGDPIHRLPHIASFAVEFVDGEALIRLLEKQGIFAASGSSCSAEALKISPVLTATGFPANVAQGGIVFSLGMGTTEEEIKTVLSIFPRCVEEIRQVSPIYTSLSPRT; encoded by the coding sequence ATGAAAAAAATCTACCTCGATCATATCGCAGCCACACCGCTTCTGCCGGCGGCGCGCGAGGCCATGCTCCCCTTCCTGGCGGAGCACTTCGGCAACCCGCAGAGTCGGCATGCGGCGGGGGAGATTCCCCGAAGGGGAATCGAAGAGGCGCGCAAGCGGGTGGCGGAGCTGATCGGCGCCGAGGCGCGGGAGATCGTTTTTACCGCCTCGGGGAGCGAAGCGAACAACCTTGCGATCAAGGGCATTCTTGCCGCGCGTCCGAAGAAAAAGACCCACATCATCACCTCGGTGATCGAGCACTTCTCCGTGGCTCACCCCCTCAAGCACCTGGAGCGCGAGGGGGTGGCGGTCACCTGGCTTCCGGTCGATCAAAAAGGGCGGGTCCGCCCGGAACAGGTCGCGGCGGCGCTTCGAAATGAGACGGTCTTGGTGTCGATCATGCATGCGAACAATGAAATCGGAACGGTGCAGCCGATTCAGGAGATCGCCTCGATCACGCAGGCGGCGGGGGTCCTCCTCCACACCGATGCCGTCGCCACCGTCGGGATGATTCCGTTCCGTGTCGATTCCCTCGGGATCGATCTGGCCTCCTTCTCGGCCCAGCCGTTTTACGGACCGAAGGGGGCCGGGGCGCTCTATATTCGGCGTGGAACGCGCGTTCATCCTCTGATCGAGGGTGGAATCCAAGAGGGAGGTCGGCGGAGCGGGACCGAGAATGTCGCGGCGATCGTCGGAATGGGAGTGGCGGCCCTCGAAGCGAGAAAGCGCCTCCCTTCCGAAGCGCCCCGATTGGCGGCGCTGCGGGATCGGCTGATCGTCGGACTGACGGAGCGGGTCCCCCTCATTCACCTGACCGGGGATCCGATCCACCGGCTTCCTCACATCGCCAGCTTTGCGGTGGAGTTTGTCGACGGGGAGGCGCTGATTCGACTCTTGGAAAAACAAGGGATCTTCGCGGCGAGCGGATCGTCGTGCAGCGCCGAGGCGTTGAAGATCTCGCCTGTCCTCACGGCCACCGGATTTCCGGCGAACGTGGCCCAGGGGGGGATCGTCTTCAGCCTGGGGATGGGAACGACCGAGGAGGAGATCAAGACGGTCCTCTCCATTTTTCCAAGGTGCGTCGAAGAAATCCGGCAGGTCTCGCCGATTTACACCAGCCTGTCGCCTCGGACATAA
- a CDS encoding acyl-CoA desaturase, with protein sequence MAQMMTADVADGRIIDYKAIVVFSALSMVMFVGVPLFGYFFDYSWLDWTMFGLFYVMSGMGITVGYHRFISHRSFNAPDAVKVAFLIAGGWALENSALKWCSDHVRHHANVDTDADPYNAKRGFWHSHLLWIFIKTPFSMDDKYTAIFKKDKLIMWQHRNYLLVLLSGFVIPTVIGFLHRGWIGALSGFLLAGVFRTFLVLNSTFCINSICHMWGDQPNGTQNSSRDSWLISLITFGEGYHNYHHTYPRDYRNGPKWYNFDPSKWLIFSLYMVGLARDLSYRTETN encoded by the coding sequence ATGGCGCAGATGATGACCGCCGATGTGGCGGATGGACGGATCATAGACTATAAGGCGATTGTTGTTTTTTCGGCGCTTTCGATGGTCATGTTCGTCGGCGTTCCCCTGTTTGGTTATTTTTTCGATTATTCCTGGTTGGATTGGACGATGTTCGGGTTATTCTATGTGATGTCCGGAATGGGGATCACCGTCGGCTACCACCGATTCATCTCTCATCGAAGTTTTAACGCTCCCGATGCGGTGAAGGTGGCTTTCCTGATCGCGGGGGGCTGGGCGCTGGAGAATTCCGCTCTGAAGTGGTGCTCCGACCACGTCCGTCACCATGCCAACGTCGATACGGATGCGGACCCCTACAACGCGAAGCGAGGATTCTGGCACAGTCATCTTCTTTGGATCTTCATCAAAACCCCCTTCTCGATGGATGATAAATATACGGCCATCTTTAAAAAAGATAAGCTGATCATGTGGCAGCACCGTAATTATCTCCTCGTCCTTCTTTCCGGTTTTGTCATTCCGACGGTGATCGGTTTTCTTCATCGCGGCTGGATCGGGGCGCTCTCCGGGTTTCTTCTCGCCGGTGTGTTCAGAACCTTCCTGGTGTTGAATTCGACCTTCTGCATCAATTCGATCTGCCATATGTGGGGAGACCAGCCGAACGGCACCCAAAACAGCAGCCGGGACAGTTGGTTGATCTCCTTGATCACCTTCGGCGAGGGGTATCACAACTACCATCACACCTACCCCCGCGATTACCGGAACGGCCCGAAGTGGTACAACTTCGATCCTTCCAAATGGTTGATTTTCAGCCTCTACATGGTCGGTTTGGCGAGAGATCTTTCCTATCGTACTGAAACGAATTAG
- a CDS encoding ATP-binding protein, with protein sequence MEIPPKAQQKRKSNKKTFLFGAGQEQTYDNGDAAPRSPSEVQKVIDQLRLHQHELESQNEELRRAQTELEASRNRYSDLYDFAPVGYFTLSRSGLITEANLKGADLLGVDREFLLKKPFYFYVFKRDRPLFHAHRRSLFKGGKRQICEIRLQTKSGIPFYAQMESILIEDASRGAVCRTVISDITLRKQVEEERAQLFEREQMARADAERMQWRLTFLAEASEILAASLDYEASLPRVARLVVPYMADGCVVDVVEEDRTIRRVAVAAADPSKEGLGWELMRRYPPRPGSPHPLLHVLQSGKSIILPEISDRLLQEIAKDPEHLRMARSLGLRSAMMVPLIARERPLGVLSFLTAESNRCYGEEELVLAEDLARRVAAAVDNANLYRAAQKEIAERKRGEEAIQEMNLMLQQKNVSVEEASRARNLFFSYMSHELKTPVNSISGFTQLLRRGAYGELTPKQAGAVGRIHHNANELIHLINNILDLAKLESGKKGLQVMEVNLRELTEKVLMIFEPLLQEKGLHLRKEIDPGFPECFLTDPMQVRSILTNLLSNAVKFTHRGEVRLRLGRRVERQEVLLEVSDTGVGIEPAHLGKIFEEYEQRVVAQEVKGKYTEGTGLGLAIVKKMVAALAGRIEVASALGRGTTLTILLPEQLPNEFIYPIPR encoded by the coding sequence ATGGAGATCCCTCCCAAAGCTCAACAGAAGCGGAAATCAAACAAGAAAACCTTCCTTTTCGGCGCCGGCCAAGAGCAAACCTACGATAACGGCGACGCGGCCCCCCGCTCTCCGAGTGAGGTTCAGAAGGTCATCGACCAACTCCGGCTCCATCAACATGAACTCGAATCACAGAATGAGGAACTGCGACGGGCCCAAACGGAACTGGAGGCCTCCCGGAATCGCTATTCCGACCTTTATGATTTTGCGCCGGTCGGCTACTTCACCCTCAGCCGAAGCGGATTGATTACGGAAGCGAACCTCAAGGGAGCGGATCTGTTAGGGGTCGATCGCGAATTTTTGCTGAAGAAGCCCTTTTATTTCTATGTCTTCAAAAGAGACCGGCCCCTTTTCCATGCCCATCGGAGGAGCCTCTTTAAGGGGGGGAAGCGGCAAATCTGCGAGATCCGGCTACAAACCAAGAGCGGTATTCCCTTTTATGCGCAGATGGAGAGCATCCTCATCGAAGATGCCTCGAGGGGGGCGGTTTGCCGGACGGTGATCAGCGATATCACCCTTCGAAAACAGGTCGAGGAAGAGCGGGCGCAACTCTTCGAGCGAGAACAGATGGCCCGTGCGGATGCCGAGCGGATGCAGTGGCGCCTCACTTTCCTGGCGGAGGCCAGCGAGATTCTCGCCGCTTCCCTCGATTACGAAGCGAGCTTGCCCCGCGTGGCGCGCCTGGTGGTTCCGTATATGGCCGATGGATGTGTGGTCGATGTTGTGGAGGAAGATCGGACGATCCGCCGGGTCGCCGTCGCGGCGGCCGATCCCTCCAAAGAGGGGTTGGGGTGGGAGCTGATGCGCCGTTATCCCCCCCGGCCGGGGAGCCCCCATCCGCTTCTGCATGTCCTACAATCGGGTAAATCGATCATTTTACCCGAGATTTCCGATCGTCTCCTGCAAGAGATCGCGAAAGATCCCGAGCACCTCCGGATGGCCCGCTCCTTGGGACTCAGATCGGCCATGATGGTTCCGCTGATCGCGCGGGAGCGACCGCTCGGAGTGCTTTCCTTCTTGACCGCGGAGAGCAATCGATGTTATGGAGAAGAAGAGCTTGTTTTGGCTGAAGATCTGGCGCGCCGCGTTGCTGCGGCGGTCGATAACGCGAACCTCTATCGGGCGGCGCAGAAGGAAATCGCCGAGCGGAAACGGGGGGAAGAGGCGATTCAGGAGATGAATCTGATGCTCCAGCAGAAGAATGTGAGTGTTGAGGAGGCGAGCCGCGCGCGAAATCTCTTCTTCTCCTACATGTCGCATGAGCTGAAGACCCCGGTCAATAGCATTTCCGGCTTTACCCAACTCCTTCGAAGGGGGGCCTACGGAGAGCTCACCCCCAAGCAGGCCGGCGCGGTCGGCCGCATTCATCATAATGCCAATGAACTGATTCACCTCATCAACAACATCTTGGATTTGGCCAAGCTTGAATCGGGCAAGAAGGGGCTGCAAGTGATGGAGGTGAACCTCAGGGAGTTAACAGAGAAAGTGTTGATGATCTTCGAGCCGCTCCTTCAAGAGAAAGGGCTTCATCTACGGAAAGAGATCGACCCCGGCTTCCCGGAATGTTTTTTGACCGACCCGATGCAGGTGAGAAGCATCCTGACCAATCTCCTCTCCAATGCGGTGAAATTTACCCATCGAGGCGAAGTTCGGCTCCGTCTGGGGCGGCGGGTGGAGCGGCAAGAAGTGTTGCTGGAGGTTTCAGACACCGGGGTAGGGATTGAGCCGGCGCACCTGGGGAAGATCTTCGAGGAGTATGAGCAGAGAGTGGTGGCGCAAGAGGTAAAGGGGAAGTATACCGAGGGGACCGGTTTAGGGCTGGCGATCGTGAAGAAAATGGTGGCGGCGCTTGCCGGAAGGATCGAGGTCGCCAGCGCCCTGGGCCGAGGGACGACCCTCACGATCCTTCTTCCCGAACAGCTACCTAATGAGTTTATTTATCCTATTCCTAGGTAG
- a CDS encoding CheR family methyltransferase: MKKEKKGKKTVPQKNRPAGALKRKTPSEQPPSFEALCVVGIGASAGGLEPLDKFFGHIPPDSGMAFVVVQHMDPHYKTAMPELLSRHTRMAVRMAEDRAQVRPNTVYVIPPAKYLTIFHGALYLSDPDKDHDVRFPIDLFLCSLAEDKGHRAVCIILSGGGTDGTLGLKAIKAAGGMTMVQDEASAKYGGMLRSAVATGSVDHVLRVEEMPQELLRYVRHPYISAAPPPETAEPTFVDRLDKVFMILRSQTGHDFSLYKRNTINRRIERRMAVHQFKKIGDYLKYLQQTKPEVEALFQELLIGVTNFFRDPEAFEALRKKVVPHLFEKREAEQPLRIWDAGCSTGEEAYSIAILLLEEMERLGHYYKVQIFATDIDEAALEFARTGLYPEAIAVDVSPQRLRRFFEKEGNSYRIKKQIREMIIFAKQDLIKDPPFSKLDLVVCRNLLIYLSGLLQKRILPLFHYTLNPDGYLMLGPSETIGEFANLFSLIDKRWKIFHRKSSPRIAVEFPTAPAVKEPEGLQKRALKLHSESGVVSIAEKMLLDDYAPPSVIVNERFEIVHFRGRTGPYLEHTTGEATFNILKMVREGLRLELRGAIHKAFTRQERVVRPEIRLEGNGEIRTICLTVQPFQQKGMDGLAMVIFQEVTPHAPADSGQKKGKGTPQIDQRLLDLEHELNTTKESLQTTIEELETSNEELKSTNEELQSTNEELQSANEEMETSKEELQSINEELVTVNSELQNKLDELSQANNDMTNLLSSTEVGTIFLDSALRIKRFTPAVAKIIHLIPGDIGRPIGHLTGNLVYEKLVRDIEEVMRTLIFKQRELQTREGDWYLMKVFPYRTMENRIDGVIITFMNISDLKKSRLAQEALLDYTNRLIEAIEQPLVVLNKRLRVLSANEALYRVFQIQREESDGQALINLAGGRMNIPLLRSALEEMIERDSTERTVEAEHAFPALGRKRLKIGIHKIKLKEKVVMEEEELFLLLFEEQSHP, encoded by the coding sequence ATGAAAAAAGAGAAAAAAGGAAAGAAAACGGTCCCCCAAAAAAACCGACCCGCGGGCGCGCTCAAGAGGAAAACGCCGTCCGAACAGCCCCCCTCCTTTGAAGCGTTGTGTGTGGTCGGGATCGGCGCGTCGGCCGGGGGGCTGGAACCGCTTGATAAGTTCTTCGGTCATATTCCGCCCGATAGCGGTATGGCCTTTGTAGTAGTTCAGCATATGGATCCTCACTACAAGACCGCCATGCCCGAATTATTAAGCCGCCATACCCGTATGGCGGTTCGTATGGCGGAGGATCGGGCGCAGGTCAGGCCGAATACCGTTTATGTGATTCCACCCGCCAAATACCTCACCATTTTTCATGGCGCGCTTTACCTGAGCGACCCCGATAAAGACCACGACGTCCGCTTTCCGATTGATCTCTTTCTGTGCTCTCTCGCGGAGGACAAAGGACATCGGGCGGTCTGTATCATCCTCTCCGGCGGGGGGACCGACGGGACGCTCGGTCTCAAGGCGATCAAAGCGGCCGGCGGCATGACGATGGTCCAGGACGAGGCTTCGGCAAAGTATGGCGGCATGCTCCGGAGCGCCGTCGCGACCGGAAGCGTCGACCATGTCTTGCGGGTCGAAGAGATGCCCCAGGAGCTGCTCCGATACGTTCGTCATCCGTATATCTCCGCGGCCCCTCCGCCGGAGACGGCCGAGCCGACCTTTGTCGATCGATTGGACAAGGTCTTCATGATCCTTCGCTCGCAGACCGGCCACGATTTTTCCCTCTATAAAAGAAACACGATCAACCGTCGGATCGAGCGGCGGATGGCGGTTCACCAATTTAAAAAGATCGGCGACTATCTCAAATATCTGCAACAAACCAAGCCGGAGGTGGAAGCGCTTTTCCAGGAGCTGCTGATCGGGGTGACCAATTTTTTCAGAGATCCGGAGGCGTTCGAAGCGCTTCGGAAAAAAGTCGTCCCGCATCTTTTCGAAAAAAGGGAAGCCGAGCAGCCGCTCCGGATCTGGGACGCCGGCTGCTCGACCGGGGAGGAGGCCTATTCGATCGCGATCCTGCTGCTGGAAGAGATGGAGCGTCTCGGCCATTATTACAAGGTTCAGATCTTCGCGACCGACATCGACGAAGCGGCGCTCGAATTCGCGAGGACGGGTCTTTATCCGGAGGCGATCGCGGTCGATGTCTCTCCGCAGCGGCTGCGCCGCTTCTTCGAAAAAGAGGGGAACAGCTATCGGATCAAGAAACAGATCCGGGAAATGATTATTTTTGCCAAACAAGATCTGATCAAAGATCCCCCCTTTTCCAAATTGGACCTGGTCGTCTGCAGGAACCTCCTGATTTATCTCAGCGGGCTGTTGCAGAAGAGGATTCTTCCCCTCTTCCACTATACGTTGAATCCAGACGGTTATCTGATGCTCGGGCCTTCGGAGACGATCGGAGAGTTCGCGAATCTCTTTTCCCTGATCGATAAAAGGTGGAAGATCTTTCACCGGAAGAGCTCTCCGCGGATTGCCGTGGAGTTTCCGACGGCCCCCGCGGTCAAAGAGCCGGAGGGGCTTCAGAAAAGAGCGTTGAAGCTTCACTCCGAATCCGGCGTCGTTAGTATTGCCGAGAAGATGTTGCTGGACGACTATGCCCCTCCTTCCGTCATCGTCAATGAGCGGTTTGAGATCGTGCACTTCCGGGGGCGGACCGGGCCCTATCTGGAGCACACGACGGGAGAGGCGACCTTCAATATCTTGAAGATGGTGCGCGAAGGGCTCCGGCTCGAATTGCGGGGGGCTATTCACAAGGCGTTTACGAGACAGGAGCGGGTCGTCCGTCCCGAGATCCGTCTCGAAGGGAATGGAGAGATCCGCACCATTTGTCTCACGGTTCAACCGTTCCAGCAGAAAGGGATGGATGGTCTTGCGATGGTGATCTTTCAGGAGGTGACGCCGCACGCGCCGGCCGATTCCGGACAAAAAAAGGGGAAGGGAACGCCGCAGATCGATCAGCGCCTTCTGGACCTGGAGCATGAATTAAATACGACCAAGGAGTCGCTGCAAACGACGATCGAAGAGCTGGAGACATCGAACGAGGAGCTGAAATCAACGAACGAAGAGCTGCAGTCGACGAACGAAGAGCTGCAAAGCGCCAACGAAGAGATGGAAACATCCAAGGAGGAGCTGCAGTCGATCAATGAGGAGTTGGTGACGGTGAATTCCGAGCTGCAGAACAAGCTCGATGAGCTCTCCCAGGCGAACAATGATATGACGAACCTGCTGAGCAGCACCGAAGTCGGGACGATTTTCCTCGACAGCGCCCTTCGGATCAAGCGTTTCACGCCAGCCGTCGCGAAAATCATACATCTTATTCCCGGCGACATCGGCCGGCCGATCGGCCATCTCACCGGAAACCTCGTTTATGAGAAGCTCGTCCGGGATATCGAGGAGGTCATGCGGACGCTGATTTTCAAACAGAGGGAGCTTCAAACCCGGGAGGGGGATTGGTATTTGATGAAGGTCTTCCCTTACCGGACGATGGAGAACCGAATCGACGGGGTCATCATCACTTTCATGAACATCAGCGATCTTAAAAAATCGCGCCTGGCCCAAGAGGCGCTCCTCGATTACACGAACCGCCTGATCGAGGCGATAGAGCAGCCCTTGGTGGTGCTCAACAAACGGCTGCGCGTCTTATCGGCGAACGAGGCGCTCTATCGGGTGTTCCAGATTCAGAGAGAGGAGAGCGACGGGCAAGCTCTGATTAATTTGGCAGGGGGGCGGATGAATATTCCGTTGTTGAGGAGCGCGCTTGAGGAAATGATCGAGCGCGATTCAACAGAACGAACGGTTGAAGCGGAGCATGCCTTCCCCGCGCTCGGGAGAAAGCGGCTGAAAATCGGAATTCACAAAATCAAATTAAAAGAGAAAGTCGTCATGGAGGAAGAAGAGTTGTTCCTCCTGTTATTCGAAGAACAATCGCATCCGTAA
- a CDS encoding chemotaxis protein CheB, with translation MIRKKGPRGNGKVSGKQQTRDIIAIGASAGGVEALKTLVSGFSPDLAASIFVVLHVSPFYPSVLPDILTRFGPLPAVHARNGDAILPGRIYVAPPDHHLTLEPGFIRTVRGPRENGHRPAVDPLFRAAARAYGPRSVGVVLTGALDCGTAGLMSIKARGGVAIVQDPNEALSPEMPQNAIKHVRVDHILPLAKISSLLAKLAREPVGREVVAMETKPIKKRSVFTCPECNGSMVESERGGLIQFECHVGHVFSTDGMAAAQAEELEAALWAGVRALEESEELARRMASRSDRKLAARLVEKAEGMRTHAQLLQKMLLGGDWMLSSAETVKENRLVRKKRK, from the coding sequence ATGATTAGGAAAAAAGGCCCGCGGGGTAACGGGAAGGTTTCTGGAAAGCAACAGACGCGCGATATCATTGCCATCGGCGCGTCCGCGGGGGGCGTGGAGGCGTTGAAGACCTTGGTGAGCGGTTTTTCTCCCGATTTGGCCGCCTCCATTTTTGTCGTCCTCCACGTGTCTCCTTTTTACCCCAGCGTATTGCCCGATATTTTGACGCGATTCGGGCCTCTTCCCGCCGTTCATGCCAGAAACGGCGACGCCATTCTACCCGGCCGAATCTACGTGGCGCCGCCCGATCACCATCTTACGCTGGAGCCGGGGTTTATCCGGACCGTGCGGGGACCGCGCGAGAACGGGCATCGGCCGGCGGTCGATCCCCTCTTTCGCGCCGCGGCGCGCGCTTACGGCCCGCGGTCGGTCGGCGTTGTTTTAACGGGGGCGCTCGACTGCGGAACGGCCGGCTTGATGTCGATCAAGGCCCGCGGCGGCGTGGCGATCGTTCAAGATCCGAATGAAGCCCTCAGTCCCGAAATGCCTCAAAATGCCATCAAGCACGTCAGGGTCGATCATATTCTTCCCCTCGCGAAGATTTCGTCCCTTCTCGCCAAATTGGCGCGGGAGCCGGTTGGAAGGGAGGTGGTGGCGATGGAAACCAAACCGATAAAAAAAAGATCGGTGTTTACCTGCCCGGAGTGCAACGGTTCCATGGTGGAGTCTGAAAGAGGGGGCTTGATTCAATTCGAATGCCACGTCGGACATGTCTTTTCAACGGATGGAATGGCGGCGGCCCAGGCCGAAGAGCTGGAAGCGGCGCTATGGGCCGGGGTGCGCGCCCTCGAAGAGAGCGAGGAGTTGGCGCGCCGGATGGCCTCACGATCCGACCGAAAGCTTGCAGCCCGTCTTGTGGAAAAGGCCGAGGGGATGAGGACGCATGCGCAACTGCTCCAAAAGATGCTTCTCGGGGGGGATTGGATGCTTTCGTCCGCGGAGACCGTCAAAGAGAACCGCTTGGTGAGAAAAAAAAGGAAGTAA